One genomic region from Cryptococcus gattii WM276 chromosome C, complete sequence encodes:
- a CDS encoding polyamine transport-related protein, putative (Similar to TIGR gene model, INSD accession AAW42142.1), protein MEELERIHSIHLERGQSSVDYQYDTESSPIISCDKSLPFQRNKLPRRSTAATEAPTPAPPPEIELSPTSLSTREARQVIASFPNSPANPINWTARKKWTITAILALTGFISTVGSSIGVPGLHAVMSEFGETNEKIGVLIAGAYVLGLGTGPFVFAPVSELYGRQVAYVSSQIFYVLFTLGTGFTQSMAALIVLRFFCGCFASPPPSLGVATCADMFLPHERGKPISLYALGPISGPIIGNMVGYWLLFGGWRWAYYFMTIVAFLNFILMVVFLRETYAPAIQKIMTYRVTHPLSLATSSRRHYLPDMTWMTAMVSKEDAKTVYVRAFSRPPRLLFTNPVAFAFSLYYAYVYGIIYLFLVALPLLYGKPPFSRPILFSYKWPLATMGLPYISMGLGFICAVVIASQCQDRIYKHLSKLNGDKGQPEYRLVLTQIGMCIMPVGLFIFGWTAHAEVHWMGPFMGQAVMGIGLMLAFNTIQNFFVDAFYPYSAAAVAGATAARSVVACIMPLFTTTMFVKLGWGWGGTLIACIAIVGIPAPMIMFFFGQRLREHYAFQG, encoded by the exons ATGGAGGAACTTGAGAGAATACACAGTATTCACCTCGAAAGAGGTCAGTCTTCTGTGGATTATCAGTATGATACAGAATCCTCTCCCATTATCAGTTGCGACAAGTCATTGCCTTTCCAACGCAACAAGTTACCTAGACGATCTACAGCGGCGACCGAAGCGCCAACGCCTGCACCACCACCTGAAATTGAATTATCACCCACATCACTGTCCACACGCGAAGCACGGCAGGTCATTGCTTCCTTCCCTAACTCTCCGGCCAATCCTATCAACTGGACAGCCAGGAAGAAATGGACCATAACAGCAATCCTTGCATTGACTGGATTCATCTCAACAGTAGGAAGTTCTATTGGGGTGCCTGGACTACATGCAGTGATGTCTGAGTTCGGAGAGACAAACGAGAAGATTGGAGTTCTAATCGCTGGTGCCTATGTTCTAGGTCTAGG AACTGGACCATTTGTGTTTGCACCAGTGTCAGAGCTCTATGGACGACAGGTAGCCTATGTCTCAAGCCAAATATTCTATGTCTTGTTCACCTTGGGAACGGGTTTTACCCAGAG CATGGCAGCACTCATCGTTCTACGATT TTTTTGTGGGTGTTTTGCTTCTCCTCCGCCTTCTCTAGGTGTCGCGACTTGTGCCGAT ATGTTTCTACCTCATGAAAGAGGTAAACCGATATCACTGTATGCCCTAGGGCCAATT AGCGGGCCCATTATTGGCAACATGGTAGGCTATTGGCTCTTGtttggaggatggagatgggCCTATTACTTTATGACAATAGTTGCGTTTCTTAACTTTATTTTGATGGTCGTTTTTCTCAGGGAGACCTATGCTCC TGCGATTCAAAAGATCATGACCTATCGGGTGACTCATCCACTTTCTCTTGCGACTTCCAGCCGGAGACATTATCTTCCAGATATGACCTGGATGACCGCGATGGTCTCAAAAGAGGATGCGAAAACAGTCTATGTCAGGGCATTTTCACGCCCCCCGCGATTGCTGTTTACCAATCCGGTTGCATTTGCTTTCTCTTTGTATTACGCTTATGTATATG GTATAATCTATCTTTTCTTGGTAGCTTTACCTCTCTTGTACGGCAAACCACCGTTTAGCCGGCCCATTTTGTTTTCATATAAGTGGCCTTTGGCCACAATGGGGCTGCCATACATTTCTATGG GTTTGGGCTTCATATGTGCGGTGGTCATAGCCTCCCAATGTCAAGACCGTATATATAAACACCTTTCAAAACTTAATGGTGACAAGGGGCAGCCGGAATATAGA CTTGTACTGACTCAAATAGGCATGTGTATCATGCCAGTCGGATTATTTATTTTT GGGTGGACAGCCCATGCAGAAGTACATTGGATGGGGCCTTTCATGGGCCAGGCTGTCATGGGGATTGGTTTGATGCTAGCATTCAACACGATCCAGAATTT CTTCGTGGATGCTTTTTATCCTTATTCTGCTGCAGCCGTAGCGGGTGCAACTGCT GCGCGTTCTGTTGTAGCTTGTATCATGCCGCTTTTTACGACCACTATGTTTGTAAAGCTtggatggggatggggCGGGACTCTTATCGCCTGTATAGCCATCGTTGGAATACCGGCGCCGATGATT ATGTTCTTTTTCGGTCAGAGGTTACGAGAACATTATGCCTTCCAAGGGTAG